From a region of the Betta splendens chromosome 5, fBetSpl5.4, whole genome shotgun sequence genome:
- the cd8b gene encoding uncharacterized protein cd8b produces the protein MTQLPVAWTLLAAALCSAASSHRLQTERVSALYPELHSNATVQCDCLDYCDSAYWFLTDPSAGHVQFLGRYNNADRVNYASNVDKSRYKLSKRGSLSFALQVIGVTVKDTGIYSCVLKDKSNQDMWKPGTLLLPGVPAPTSPPVTKSKPPVKKICTCKKNAQAGCGSMVLWPLVGLVAGLALAVVCTLYYFSRLPKKCRHQFVKRSR, from the exons ATGACCCAGCTCCCTGTGGCGTGGACGCTGCTGGCGGCCGCTCTGTGCTCGGCAG CCTCGAGCCACcgtctgcagacagagagggtcAGCGCTCTCTACCCGGAGCTCCACAGCAACGCCACCGTTCAGTGCGACTGCCTCGACTACTGTGACTCTGCCTACTGGTTCCTCACCGATCCCAGCGCGGGCCACGTGCAGTTTCTGGGCAGATACAACAACGCTGACCGCGTTAACTATGCGTCCAATGTCGACAAATCGCGCTATAAACTCAGCAAGAGGGGCAGTTTGTCCTTCGCGCTGCAGGTGATCGGAGTGACAGTGAAGGACACAGGGATTTATTCTTGCGTCCTTAAAGACAAGAGCAACCAAGACATGTGGAAACCTGGGACTCTGCTCCTGCCGGGAG TACCCGCTCCAACATCACCTCCTGTGACGAAGTCCAAACCACCAGTCAAGAAAATCTGTACGTGTAAGAAGAACGCGCAGG ctggctgCGGCTCCATGGTCCTCTGGCCGCTAGTTGGACTGGTCGCGGGCCTGGCCCTAGCCGTCGTCTGCACACTCTACTACTTCAGCC GTCTGCCCAAAAAATGCCGCCACCAGTTTGTGAA GAGGAGCCGGTGA
- the cd8a gene encoding T-cell surface glycoprotein CD8 alpha chain, which translates to MDQKWIQALVILMLYQRFTSGVEVVTVNQGDSHRIECRPSEIGTIIIWFRVLDNVGMEFIASYTNNGMLKSKGIQNPRLQISDDVLTLTSFTKFEDSGVYSCASIKGNELKFGKVKRLVGVTDPVAAPEPKVVSTPPCPTTTTRPCSCNTSRAKPESASLYCPLVILGPLAGSCGLLLLLLIVTTLYCNKIRTRRCPHHYRKRPQNMTPGKQMNNRHV; encoded by the exons ATGGACCAAAAGTGGATTCAGGCCCTTGTGATTCTGATGCTTTATCAGA GATTTACTTCAGGAGTTGAAGTGGTAACAGTCAACCAAGGGGACTCACACAGGATCGAGTGCAGACCCTCTGAAATAGGCACCATCATCATATGGTTTCGCGTCCTGGACAATGTTGGCATGGAATTTATTGCATCTTACACCAACAACGGCATGTTGAAGTCTAAGGGGATCCAAAATCCCAGATTACAAATTTCCGATGACGTCCTCACTCTGACTTCCTTCACCAAGTTCGAAGACAGCGGCGTGTACAGCTGTGCAAGTATAAAAGGCAACGAGCTGAAATTTGGCAAAGTGAAACGACTGGTTGGTG TTACGGATCCAGTCGCGGCACCAGAACCAAAGGTCGTCTCTACGCCGCCATGTCCGACCACAACCACCAGGCCCTGCAGCTGTAACACCAGCAGAGCGAAGCCGG AGAGCGCGTCCTTGTACTGTCCTCTCGTCATACTGGGCCCACTGGCCGGGTCCTGcggccttctcctcctgctcctcatcgtCACCACGCTGTACTGCAACA AAATAAGGACGCGGAGATGTCCACATCATTACAGGAAAAG GCCACAGAACATGACTCcaggaaaacaaatgaacaacagACATGTTTAA